GATTGCTCGATGTACAGGGGGAGCTCTCGGGCATCTTCCCCGGCCGGGAGATCGACGTCGCCTCTCTCGAACGGGCCGACCCGCTTTTCATGAAGAAGATCGCCGAGCGCTTCCTGGTCCTCTACGAAGAACCCGGGGCAGCCGACGCGTTCCTGCGCCTGGCCTTCAAGCGGTACCAGGACCACGGGAAATACCTCGCAATGGAACGCGACTTCGCACGTCGCTACGTCGAAAAGATCGCCCGATGATCGACCGGGAGCTCGTCACGCGCAAGGTCCTCCTCATCGGAAGGGACCTCGAGGAGCTCCGGAAGCTCGTCTCCGGCGGACTGGGGGAATACCTGGCCGACCCCTACAAGGAGGTCCTGGCCGAGCGGTTCCTCGAGCGGACGATCACGCGGATGATCGATGTCAACTACCACCTGATCACGGGATCCGACCGTCCTCCTCCCCGAGACGATTACGAAAGCTTCACCGAGCTCGGGAAGATGGGCATCTTCGAGACCGTCTTCGCCTCCAAGATCGCCTCGTCGGCGGGCCTGCGCAACCGCATCGTCCACGAGTACGACGACATCGATCCCGCCAAGGTTTTCGAGGCGATCCAGGCCGCCCTCTCCGACCTGCCGGTTTACCTCAAGGCAGTCCTGTCTTTCGCCGGCTGACGCACAAGGCAGAGGTGAACGCGAAAGGGAAAGCGGTCGAATGTTTCAGGCGTTCGAACCGGTCGCAATTTGCGACCTCAAGTTCTCTGCTTCCTCCTCCCTCAGCCGGGTCAACCGCGTCATGGATGGTTTGAGGGACTGGACCGCCGGCCGAACACCCTGGGGATGGTGAAACTCCTGGAGAAGATGCG
This is a stretch of genomic DNA from Candidatus Deferrimicrobiaceae bacterium. It encodes these proteins:
- a CDS encoding nucleotidyltransferase domain-containing protein; this translates as MEITAKIRDAVSAVARRHGIALVLLFGSFAAGNTRENSDVDIAVRFRDRKPTLGRLLDVQGELSGIFPGREIDVASLERADPLFMKKIAERFLVLYEEPGAADAFLRLAFKRYQDHGKYLAMERDFARRYVEKIAR
- a CDS encoding HepT-like ribonuclease domain-containing protein; this translates as MIDRELVTRKVLLIGRDLEELRKLVSGGLGEYLADPYKEVLAERFLERTITRMIDVNYHLITGSDRPPPRDDYESFTELGKMGIFETVFASKIASSAGLRNRIVHEYDDIDPAKVFEAIQAALSDLPVYLKAVLSFAG